From a region of the Haematobia irritans isolate KBUSLIRL chromosome 4, ASM5000362v1, whole genome shotgun sequence genome:
- the trn gene encoding tartan, which translates to MQKITFELAIMLSTFVLLLAASSTSALANCPAGCQCDDNTLIVQCGEGQLDVLPIALNPSIQRLVIKNNKIKTIDSSIQFYAELTFLDLSSNHLMNIPQRTFAYQRKLQEVHLQYNKIGQISNKTLIGLSAVTVLNLRGNLISELHQGTFAPLAKIEELNLGENRIGFIDPKAFDGLSQLRILYLDDNALTSVPDPIHFQAMPMLAELFLGTNALMTVPSAAFQDLKGLTRLNLKGASLRNISHDSFLGLESLRILDLSDNRLPRVPTNSLSHMGRLEELFLGQNDFEAILEGAFVGLKQLKRLEITGALRLKRILNGAFSSNTNLEYLNLASNKMLNEVQEGALSGLPHLKYVNLKANGLTTLAEGLFPWQDLITFDISENPIACDCRVMWLRNVLIGKNNTGDSGVADVLCEFPESLRGEELKNLNPALMGCSHNDARKQALIGALLVGTAATITTLVLIVYRCRRKIRDYLKGGIFGNSALGHKEREYQKTFCDEDYMTRHQHHPCSLGIHSTFPNTYTPHAMGQAHYGPMCPISLNGGEQKNFQQLQVPTASMMNEKKSNKSQGNHADDSDSFVVHIKNNANNSAAAAQQKLNHYTKPHLFQLTAAVGDSCYSYADLPIIHSNGNQEQNINYHQQPMHYGTSQDYSNSTASTEIMDPNYIYSNTHYSIPLEQANGQRLKTPTPPPVPPALPLRNPPQLLSVNTTGRRSFNHGPQKHQANGHATSTHAQTMRYQH; encoded by the coding sequence ATGCAGAAAATCACCTTTGAACTTGCCATAATGCTTAGCACATTTGTGCTATTGCTAGCTGCCTCCTCAACATCGGCTTTGGCCAATTGTCCAGCTGGTTGTCAGTGTGATGATAACACCCTTATTGTCCAATGTGGTGAAGGACAATTGGATGTGTTACCGATTGCCTTGAATCCCAGCATACAACGTTTGGTCATCAAGAACAATAAAATCAAGACCATCGATTCATCCATACAATTCTATGCTGAATTGACCTTTTTGGATTTATCTTCGAATCATTTGATGAATATACCTCAAAGGACATTTGCCTATCAGCGTAAGCTGCAAGAGGTCCATCTGCAGTATAATAAAATTGGCCAAATTAGCAATAAGACCTTAATTGGTCTGTCGGCAGTGACGGTTTTAAATCTTCGAGGAAATCTCATCTCGGAATTGCATCAGGGTACTTTTGCTCCTTTGGCCAAAATTGAAGAATTGAATTTGGGAGAAAATCGTATTGGCTTCATTGATCCCAAGGCTTTTGATGGTTTATCACAATTGAGAATTTTATATTTGGATGACAATGCTTTGACCTCGGTGCCAGATCCCATACATTTCCAGGCCATGCCTATGTTGGCGGAACTATTTTTGGGTACCAATGCCTTGATGACAGTGCCCTCGGCTGCTTTCCAGGATTTGAAAGGCTTGACACGTTTGAATTTGAAAGGAGCTAGTTTGCGTAACATCTCCCATGATTCCTTCTTGGGTTTGGAATCGTTGAGAATTTTGGATTTATCCGATAATCGATTGCCTCGTGTGCCCACCAATAGCCTTAGCCACATGGGTCGTTTGGAGGAATTGTTTTTGGGCCAAAATGATTTCGAAGCTATTTTGGAGGGAGCCTTTGTGGGTCTGAAACAATTGAAACGTTTGGAAATCACTGGTGCACTACGTCTGAAACGTATCCTAAATGGAGCCTTCTCCAGTAATACCAACTTGGAATATCTGAACTTGGCCTCCAACAAAATGCTCAATGAGGTGCAGGAAGGAGCTCTTAGTGGTTTGCCCCATTTGAAATATGTAAATCTAAAGGCTAATGGTTTGACCACCCTGGCCGAAGGCCTATTCCCCTGGCAAGATTTGATAACCTTCGACATCTCGGAAAATCCCATTGCTTGTGATTGCCGTGTTATGTGGTTGAGAAATGTGCTCATAGGCAAAAACAATACAGGCGATAGTGGCGTGGCTGATGTTCTCTGTGAATTTCCTGAAAGTCTACGCGGTGAAGAATTGAAGAATCTAAATCCGGCCCTAATGGGTTGCTCCCACAATGATGCCCGCAAACAGGCTTTGATTGGGGCCCTTTTGGTTGGTACTGCTGCCACAATTACCACTTTGGTTTTGATTGTCTATCGTTGCCGCAGAAAGATTCGTGATTACCTGAAGGGAGGTATCTTTGGGAACTCGGCCTTGGGTCACAAGGAACGTGAATATCAAAAGACCTTCTGCGATGAGGACTATATGACCCGGCATCAACATCATCCCTGCAGTTTGGGTATTCATTCGACATTCCCCAATACCTATACGCCTCATGCCATGGGTCAGGCtcattatggacccatgtgtcCCATTTCGCTGAATGGTGGTGAGCAAAAGAATTTCCAACAATTGCAAGTACCCACGGCATCCATGATGAATgagaaaaaatcaaacaaatctCAAGGTAATCATGCCGATGATAGTGATTCCTTTGTGGTCCACATCAAAAATAATGCCAATAACTCTGCTGCAGCCGCCCAACAAAAACTCAATCACTATACGAAGCCACATTTGTTCCAACTAACTGCAGCTGTAGGTGACTCCTGCTATTCCTATGCCGATTTACCCATAATACATTCGAATGGTAATCAAGAGCAAAACATCAATTATCACCAACAACCCATGCACTATGGAACCTCACAGGACTATTCCAATTCAACTGCCAGTACAGAGATAATGGATCCCAATTACATTTACAGTAATACCCATTACTCGATACCCTTGGAACAAGCCAATGGCCAAAGGTTAAAGACTCCCACCCCACCACCAGTGCCACCAGCATTGCCCTTGCGTAATCCTCCCCAGTTGCTAAGTGTCAATACCACAGGTCGGCGTTCCTTCAATCATGGCCCCCAAAAACATCAAGCCAATGGTCATGCCACCTCCACACATGCCCAAACGATGCGTTATCAACACTGA